GCATTTTCTTAAATTTCAGCAGTGCTTTTCCATCAACAAGAATTTTGCTGTAGTGCAATTTTCTATCAAAATCATTTGCATGCACCATGATGTTGCCATGTTCAAATTTTATATCGTCTGCTGAGTTGAATTTTGCTCTTCGCCGCGGCATACCAAATTGATTGTTCACCCATATTTCATTTTCTGTAACCACGATATAAGGTAAAAAATACATAGGTAAACTGAGCACCAGCAATGCAATCACAATGAACCAGGTTTCACCCGTAGTTTTGTATCCTTTTTGCTCAGCCAAATAGGCAAGTACACCAATCAGAACAGCCAGCGCAACGGGCAGTGAAACGATGAGTTTATTGTATCCGATTTTTATTGACATGAATTAAATGTTGAATGAATTGTTGCCTCAATTTGTTTAGAAATAAACTATAAAAATAATTCTTTGTTCCCAGTTATTTATTATCCATTCTTGCGGATTAATTTAATTTCATTTGAAAGTATGGGAATGTCTTTTTGAATAATTGACAAAATGAGTTCACAATCAACCGAATCATATGCGTGTGCTATGATATTTCGTATACCAATAATTTTCTTGGCAAAAGTGATTTGAATAGATGGCTTATAGGAAAATAATTTTCGTAAAGCTTCACCAATTATTTCCAAATCTCTCTCAACGGCGCGTTGAAGAACGATATCCTTTTGAAAAATAGAGAAATCATTAGATGAAGTTGTCTTGATTGATTCAATCTCTTGAATAACAGATTCGATATTCAGGATATATTTCAGTATTTCAGGCCGCATACAAGTCAATTTTTGACTTATAAATCTCTTCCTTCAGCACTGGGTTTTTTAGAGTTTTTACATTGAGAAGATCAATTTGTCGGCCGGTTATTTTTTCCAAATGTTCCTTTAGTGAGAAGTAATTATCTGCGTAGTCGATTAGAGGTATTTCTTCTGAAAATTCAACTAAAAAATCGACATCACTACTGTCATGCATAGAATTTTTTGCGGCAGAGCCAAAAAGAGAAACTGATTTAACACCATGTTTTCGACAAAGTGAAATAATTTCTACTAAATTATTTGAAATAAAAGGCGCCAACATATTTCAAAGATATTGAATTTTTGTCAAAAATCACGGCTTAGGTTGGTTATAAGCCTTTGCATGACAACAATATCTGCAAAAGTGCGAGGCCTGAAAGTGTTCTTCAAAATCAACCTATAACCAATCAAATGCGTTGATGGGGTCTATTTCAAGTGCTTATCTAACCACGCATAAAATTCACGATGCCAAATGATGGCATTTTGCGGTTGCAATACAAAGTGATTTTCATCCGGAAACAAAATGAGTTTACTTTCAATGCCTTTGAGTTGCAATGCCTGAAAGGCTTCAAGGCCTTGGTTAAGCGGAACACGAAAGTCTTGCTCACCATGAAAAATTAGCATAGGCGTGTTCCAGTTTTCTACTTTGCGGTGAGGTGAATTGTCAATATATTCTTGTGTCAATTTCACATTATAATATTCACCACCAATATCACTGTTTGCAAAAAATAATTCTTCAGTTGTACCATACCAACTTTCTAAATTGAATAATCCGCAGTGAGATATAAAACACTTGAAACGGTTTTCATGCACGCCTGCAAGATAGTAAACTGAGTAACCTCCATAACTTGCACCAACGGCACCAATTTTATCTGCATTGATATAGGGTTCTTTTTTCATTTCATCTACCGCTGCCAAATAATCTTCAATAGGTTGTCCTCCCCAGTCTTCACGTATGGCGTCGTTCCACTCTTGTCCAAATCCCGGCAAGCCTCTCCGGTTTGGTGCAATGACAATATAACCATGTGCAGCCATTAACTGAAAATTCCAACGGTATGAAAAAAATTGTGACACCGCACTTTGTGGTCCACCCTGGCAATAAAGTAATGCCGGATATTTTTTTGTTTTATCAAAATCTGGCGGATAAATAATCCACACCAATTCTTTTTTTCCATCGGTGGTGGTTATCCATCTTTTTTCTATAGGTCCGGTTTTTATCTTGTCATAAATTTCTTTGTTCACATCGGTAATGGCTGTTTGTTCACCTTTTTTCAATGATACTTTGTAAATATCCAATGGATGATTCATGTTTTGTCTTCCGCCAATTAAATAATCACCGGCAAATGAAATTGAGGTATAGTCATGATCTCCGGTGGTAAGTTGTTTTGATTGTTTTGATTTCATATCATATTCAAATAACTGAAATGTTGCTTCAGTTACTGATTTGAAATACATTTTATCTCCCTTAGGTGACCAGCAAAAAGCACTCACTGTTAAATCAAAACCGGCAGTTAAATTGGTAATTTGTTTAGTAGTTAAATCATATACTACAATATCATTTTTATCAGCTTCATAACCATCTGTTTTCATGCTCAGCCAAGCAATTTTAGAGCCGTCGGCAGCGTAGGCAGGGTCAACATCATAGCCTTTCATGCCTTCTGATAAATTAGTGGTAGTTTTTGCTGCAATGTCATAGGCGTAAATGTCAGAGTTGGTACTGGTAGCAAATTCTTTTCCTGAAAATTTTTTGCACACATACAAAATAGTTTTGTTGTCAGGTGAAATAGTAAAATGTTCAATTCCGCCCATAGGTTTTAGCGGACAATCAAAAATTTCACCGCTCATTATATCGGTCCCTTCTGCCTGAACTTTACCATCTACTAAGGGTGAAAAAAACACATGTGATCTTATGCCGTCCTCCCACTCACTCCAATGGCGGTACATCAAATCTTCATAAATACGCACGTTTGATTCAGGCATGTCCGTATGTATTTCTGCACCCGTGTATTTTTCTGTTTTTACATCTTTTGAATACACCAGCAAGGTTTGATCTGCTGATAATTTATAACCGCTTATTCCGTCAGCAATGAATGAAACTTGTTGTGTTATCTTGCCATCTGTACTAATTGAAAAAATATTCATTCCCTGTTCAGCTTTTGCAATATAGAAAATTGATTTGCCGTCTTTAGCCCAGGTAATATTGTACTCAGTGCCTTTTGTAGTTGTAAGTTGACTAATGATTCCACCCGCAACGGGTACCAAATAAATATTGCTTTCTGATGAATTTTCTGCCACGTTATATTCGCGCAAGGTAAACGCCACGGTAGAGTAATCAGGTGAAACAGCAATCTCACCTATGCGTTTTAATTTCCACAGCAAGTCTTCCGTTAGTCTGTCTTGTGGCAATCGGTTTGATGTACTTTGCGCAAATGTTGTCCCTGCTAAAAGGGTTAATGTAAATAGCAAAAATTTTCTCGCGTTCATGGGGTTTATAGTTTTAATGCTTGTTCGTTTTGATAAAATTAAGCAATATTACATTACCTGATTATTTTTGTTTCATTGAAAACAACTGGTTGTCATCTGCTATAGTATTTTCACAAGAATTACCGTATCTCTACAGTAGGCAATGGCCCTATCATTCCACCACCTGCCTAATCAAAAATTTGCTTGGTAAATAAGATACCAATGCACCCAGCACGCAGGTAATGCTCAAAATTAAAATCAAATCAGTCAGTTCAAAATAAACCGGAAAAATTTCTTGCAATTCTTCATCCAACATAACAAAGCCAAATGTTTGTTGTAAAAAACAAATACCATAACCAAGTCCTAGCCCCAGTGCCAGCCCAAAAAAGTTTATCAATAATCCTTCATAAAAAAATATGCGCACTAACTGAATTTTTGTAGCGCCCATGGCCCTTATGGTTTGTAAATTATTTCTCTTCTCAAGCACCAGCATTGTGATGGATGAAACCAAAGTAAACGTTACCATAAAAAATATAAAAGTCAAAAACAAAACAATCAACCATTTTTCCATCTGGCTGGTTTGGTAAATCAATTGGTTTTGTTCAAAATGCGTACGCACTTTAAATCCTTTACCTAGTAAGGCTGACAGTTCTAATTTTTTTGACTCCAGGTCAGTTCCCTCTTCAAACTGCATTTCAATTGCGCTAATTTCATTATTAAAGTTTAGCACCTCTTCAGCAAAAGCCAGCGGAACCACCAGCACACTTTCATCAACACGGTTATTAAACGCAAATGCACCGGCAATTGAAATTTTTGATGTCGTAAATCCATCAATACTTCCGGTTTTTATTTTTTCATTTTTGTTAGGTACATAAATGGTAATTACATCATACGGTATATCTTGTTGAGTAATGTAACCGGCTAAATTTATCAAAGCGCCAACACCAATTATGCCCAATTCTCCAAATTCATCTTCCAACAAAGCTTCCCCATCTTGCAAGTGATCTTCCATTTCACTCATTGCAATAAAAGGCGGTTCAACACCTTTCATCAAGCCAATAATAAATTGCTCTTCATTTTTAAGAATCACAATTTCTTCAATCACCTCTGTGCTGTTAACTAAACCATCCACTTCATAAATTGTAGGCGGAACGTAATCACGGCTAAAGCTTTTTGTTTTGACTGATTCAATGCGTATATCCTGCTCATACGCACTGTTAATCTCCATCACAAAATGTTCAAGTCCGTTAAAGGCTGACAGCACTATAACTAGTGCCATAGTTGAAATAGCAATGCCCACCACTGATATGGTTGAAATAATATTAATGGCATTGTGCGTTTTCTTTGAAAACAGGTAACGTTTGGCTATGAAAAATGAGGCGTTCATTTTCCCTTCAACAGTTTGTCTATTTTTTCTGAATAATCCAGTGAGTCATCTATCTCAAATGCAAATTCCGGAATTTTTCGCAGCGTTTTCCCCAGGCGTTTTCCCATCTCATACCTTATTTGAGGTTTGTGGTGGTTAATATTATCAAACACCACTTTTCGGTCAGGCACACCAAAAATGCTTAAAAAAACTTTTGCAAATGACAAGTCAGGCGCAACTCTCACGGCAGTGGCAGTAACCATTGCACCCTTGCACACCGTGCGTGACTCTTCTCTGAAATAGGTGCTGAATTCTTGTTGAATAAGCGCCTCAAATTTCTGCTGTCTAATTGAACCCATGGTGCAAAAGTACGTATTCTGCGCCGTAGTTCAATCAGCTTAATGTCACACCCATTGGTTAACCAAAAATCAAACTTTCAGCTCGCTTTTGAATCAGGTCATTTGTGTGATATAAAAAATTTTCAGGCTGCCCGGGCGCGCTTTCCGCTCTTAGTTGCGCATTTGCTTTTCTGTTCAGCTGTATTTGTTGAAGTAGCTTCCCTTGGTCGCTCATCAACAAATCGCTTCACAAAAAAATCAAACACGCAAGCTATCCGCTGCAATCGCTGGCAGGGGTTGAGTATTCCGCATTAAAAAAGTTCTCCATTATAAACATTCAATGGAATTTCCATATCAAGTAATTCAATTGAATATTCTCTTGCATCTTGAATTGGACGCATTATTTGCCCAAATGATTTTTTATCCTTTGTTATGTAGCCATCTATTCCCCTGTTGTATATTTGAGCAATCAGTTTGCAATCATCCTTGATAACATTTCGTTCTATATTGGCTACTTGTTTTTTGTTATCAATCAATATAGCGTGGAATTCACCTGCGGTTTTTCCATCAAAAAAATCGAACGGAATAATCTTAACAAATTCTATTGGCAAGTTGTTAGCATCGTCCTTAACTGAATATTCTGCAATAACAATCGTTGACAAGTACATATCAATTTTCTTTTCAAGAAAATACTTGAAATAATCCTTTGCATTTTGATGCAAAGGATCATTGTTTTTGAGCAGTCTTATACAGAATGATGTGTCAAGTAGAATACTATCCATTTGCACCTCCCCGTATTTGTTTCAACCACAAATCCACATTAGTTACAGGGTTCCATACAACTGAAGCTCGATTTATCAATAGATCTAATTTATGCTCGTTGTAGTTTGGATTATAAGTTATATAATCAATAAGTTTTAAATCAAACGGTTTTCCATCTTCAAGATTTTGCTTGCCTTTTGCTCGTACGCCATAAATTTTGAACAATCGCTTCTCTCCTTCTAATAGTTGTTGCTCTGTTGCACTGATAATTAATTTACCATATTCTTTAGTTAATAAGTGAAAATTAGGATTATTTCCGCCCTCTTCATTGATCTTACCGTACAAAATAAACTCAGTTTCAATATAGGTTGCTGCAACTCTAAAATATGAAGTCTCTTTATTGATGATTAAAATAGGTTCTGTAAATGATGAGCTTAAAAATGAAATTTCAAGATTGTTTTCAGCTGCTTTGCGTTGAAATTTGTCAATAATTTCTGCTCTTTTGTTGTCTAAAAAATCTACATTGCCCCTGTTTTTAATTTCTGCTGTAATACCGTTAAAAAGTAACACTGCTGAAATTGGAAGATAAAAAACATTTCTGGCTGATCCCTCCTCAAGCTTGTAAGAAATATGTGGTCGTTCAGCCTTTTCATTCCTTGTCGGATATAAAAAAGTTTCAACATCGTTAATTATTTCTTTAATTTCAGAAATATCAATATCGTTGGGCTTTAGTCGTTTCTTTCCAACTACACCTTCTATTTTAACTTCTATGAATCCCTGTTCTTCCACAACGTAAATTTACATAAATTAATCAAATCATGACATCCTCTTTTATCGCAATAGTGAATAGAAAGCTAACCGCTGCAATCGCTGGCAGGGTCTTTCGGGTAGGCGCAAGTAGGTCATCCAGTAGGCGCAGGTCGCGACCTGCGGCTACTGGAAAACTAAAATGTATATTCAATATGGAATAAGCTCAAAATTCAAATTAACTTTGGCTTGTGAAAGGTTTCTCGCAAATATTTAAACTGGCTTTTGCTTATCGCAGTCATGCCCTCATGGTTATCATGTTTAATTTTCTGTTTGCCATTTTTAATCTTTTATCACTTGTATTGTTTGTTCCTTTTCTTGAATTAATTTTTAAAGAAGATAGCGCTGATAAACTTGAAACTATTGTAAAACCAAATTGGGAAACGCGTGAAGGCTTCATTGAATATTTTAAAGATTATTTTGAATACCTGCAGGCTGACTTCATTGAGGTGCACGGTAAAGGCGGCGCACTTGCATTTATTTGCATGGCAGTGCTCATGGCGTTTTTTCTAAAAAACCTCACCCGTTACGGTGCCATTTGGTATCAGTCATACCTGCGCATGGCGGTTGTGCGTGATCTCAGAAAACAACTTTTTGGCAAAGCCATTCATCTACCCTTGTCTTATTATTCTGAAGAAAAAAAAGGGAACCTGCTTGCCCGTATGACGTCTGATTTGAATGAAATTGAAGTAGCCGTGGTATATGTGCTTGAAATGATATTCAGAGAGCCTATTTCAATAGCCATTGCATTAACCATTCTCTTTTATTGGAGTGCTGAACTCACCTTGTTTTCACTTATTCTTATGCCGGTGAGTGCATTTTTTATTTCACGTATTGGCAAAAGTTTAAAACGCACATCAGCCAAAGGTCAGGCTCAAATGGGACAAGTACTTTCTGTTATTGAAGAATCGCTCGGCGGTGTGCGTATCATAAAAGCATTCAACGCTGAAAAAACATCTGAAAAAAGATTAGAAAAAGAAAATAATCATCACCAAAATTTAATTACCCGCACCTTCAGAAAAAGAGATCTTGCATCACCATTGAATGAATTTTTAGGAGCATCTGTTTTAATAGCCATTGTCTATTATGGCGGTAAAATAATTCTTGAACAACACGGTGGTTCCACCGGTATGACAGGTGATGAATTTATTGCTTTTATCATCGTATTCTCTCAACTGCTGCGCCCGGTGAGCGGTATTGCAAGTGGCATGGCAGCATTGAGCAAAGGCTCAGCAAGTATTGATAGAATCAACCAAGTGCTTGATGTAACTGACACCATAAAAGATCCTGAAAAACCAATTTCAAAAAATTCATTTGAACATGAAATTTCATTTCAAGAGGTAAATTTCGCATATGCTGATGAGCCGGTTTTAAAAAACATATCATTTACATTACCTAAGGGAAAAACGCTTGCTTTGGTGGGTGAATCAGGCAGTGGTAAGTCAACCATTTCTGATCTCATACCACGTTTTTATGATGTGCAATCAGGCGCAGTGAAAATTGACGGAACTGATGTGCGCCAGATGCTGAAAAAAGATGTGCGCTCACTCATGAGTATGGTCACCCAAGAATCTATTTTGTTCAATGATAGCATCCGCAATAATATTGCCTTCGGTCGTCCTGACGCTAGTGATGAAGATATTATTGCTGCCGCTAAAGTTGCCAATGCGCATGAATTTATCACCGCTTTTGAAAACGGGTACAACACCCAGGTTGGTGACCGCGGCAATAAATTATCAGGCGGACAAAAACAACGCATTTGTATTGCGCGCGCCGTTTTAACCAATGCACCCATCATGATTTTAGATGAGGCTACTTCAGCGCTTGATACTGAATCTGAAAAATTGGTGCAGGCAGCCCTAGATCAACTAATGAAAAATCGCACTTCACTGGTTATTGCGCATCGTCTTAGCACTATCAAAAATGCTGATCATATCATCGTTCTTCGCAAAGGTGAAATTGTAGAACAAGGTACGCATGCACAACTTATTGCAGCAGGTGGTTATTACAAATCTCTCTGTGAAATCCAACAAGTTATTGATCATCAATAATTGGCAAGCCTATTATTATTTGTTTAAAATGCAGGTGCAAATCGTACCAAAGAAAATAATTATTCCTTTTAGGCTGTAAATTCATCATTGGGTATGGCGTTTTTAAATCAATACCTGCTATCTAAACTCAGGTTACTACAAGTTTTAGCAAAAAATTAACGATATCATTAAATGAATCCCTAATCTGAAAGCCAGAGTTCATGCCGTTTTTATAACTTTGGTACGAAAACTGCAATAAGCACCGCAGATAAATAACTACCCCGCATAGCCGAACCTCATCATTCATTGGTTTTTACCTCGTTCGTTATCCGGTGTACAACAAGAAATACAGATTTTATGAAAAGAATTTTTACGCTGATTGTACTGGCCTTCTTAACATCGTTCTCAACCTGGTCACAGAATTATGTGAATTATGATCGTGACTCACGCTGGTTTATGGGAATTAATGGTGGGGCAACTTTCCAAACCCAAACTGAAGTACCTATTCGTTATCGTGGCGGATACGGTTTCACCATTGGAAAATCCATTGGTATGCATCCCGGTAAAGTTTTCAGTTGGGATGTGCGCGCACGCTTTCTGCACGCCTTTGTTGCAGGGCAGAGTGTTGATCCATACAACCTTGATTCAACATCTTCTCAGGGCTTGTTTCACTATGGCACCACGCTGAATGAATATGAGGATTCTATTGGATATTTTATTCCAAATTTCAGAACCACATTAACGCGTTTTTCATTAGAGTTGGTATTAAACACTAATCGCTTGCGTGAACGCACGGGATGGAATTTATCGCTCTTTGGCGGAATTGGTGCAACGGGTTATCATGTAAAAACAGATTTGTATCAGAATGATTTTTTCTCAAATTCAATTTATGATTATAATACCGCTGGTTCATTTACGCAATCAAATTTGCATTCATTTCAAGACAATGATTTTGAAACTGATTTAATTGGTACTGACAGTGATTTTGAATGGGCATGGATGCCAAGTTTTGGATTTGGTATCTCGTATCAAATTGCACCTGCTGTTGCTTTTGGTTTTGAACATAAAATGACATGGACCCGCACTGATTGGTTTGACGGTATGCCTAATACAATGAACGGAATTCCATCACCAAAAAATGATGTTTACCATTATACTTCTTTAGGATTCAAATTTC
This genomic stretch from Crocinitomicaceae bacterium harbors:
- a CDS encoding DUF86 domain-containing protein codes for the protein MRPEILKYILNIESVIQEIESIKTTSSNDFSIFQKDIVLQRAVERDLEIIGEALRKLFSYKPSIQITFAKKIIGIRNIIAHAYDSVDCELILSIIQKDIPILSNEIKLIRKNG
- a CDS encoding nucleotidyltransferase domain-containing protein codes for the protein MLAPFISNNLVEIISLCRKHGVKSVSLFGSAAKNSMHDSSDVDFLVEFSEEIPLIDYADNYFSLKEHLEKITGRQIDLLNVKTLKNPVLKEEIYKSKIDLYAA
- a CDS encoding S9 family peptidase, whose translation is MNARKFLLFTLTLLAGTTFAQSTSNRLPQDRLTEDLLWKLKRIGEIAVSPDYSTVAFTLREYNVAENSSESNIYLVPVAGGIISQLTTTKGTEYNITWAKDGKSIFYIAKAEQGMNIFSISTDGKITQQVSFIADGISGYKLSADQTLLVYSKDVKTEKYTGAEIHTDMPESNVRIYEDLMYRHWSEWEDGIRSHVFFSPLVDGKVQAEGTDIMSGEIFDCPLKPMGGIEHFTISPDNKTILYVCKKFSGKEFATSTNSDIYAYDIAAKTTTNLSEGMKGYDVDPAYAADGSKIAWLSMKTDGYEADKNDIVVYDLTTKQITNLTAGFDLTVSAFCWSPKGDKMYFKSVTEATFQLFEYDMKSKQSKQLTTGDHDYTSISFAGDYLIGGRQNMNHPLDIYKVSLKKGEQTAITDVNKEIYDKIKTGPIEKRWITTTDGKKELVWIIYPPDFDKTKKYPALLYCQGGPQSAVSQFFSYRWNFQLMAAHGYIVIAPNRRGLPGFGQEWNDAIREDWGGQPIEDYLAAVDEMKKEPYINADKIGAVGASYGGYSVYYLAGVHENRFKCFISHCGLFNLESWYGTTEELFFANSDIGGEYYNVKLTQEYIDNSPHRKVENWNTPMLIFHGEQDFRVPLNQGLEAFQALQLKGIESKLILFPDENHFVLQPQNAIIWHREFYAWLDKHLK
- a CDS encoding ABC transporter permease, with protein sequence MNASFFIAKRYLFSKKTHNAINIISTISVVGIAISTMALVIVLSAFNGLEHFVMEINSAYEQDIRIESVKTKSFSRDYVPPTIYEVDGLVNSTEVIEEIVILKNEEQFIIGLMKGVEPPFIAMSEMEDHLQDGEALLEDEFGELGIIGVGALINLAGYITQQDIPYDVITIYVPNKNEKIKTGSIDGFTTSKISIAGAFAFNNRVDESVLVVPLAFAEEVLNFNNEISAIEMQFEEGTDLESKKLELSALLGKGFKVRTHFEQNQLIYQTSQMEKWLIVLFLTFIFFMVTFTLVSSITMLVLEKRNNLQTIRAMGATKIQLVRIFFYEGLLINFFGLALGLGLGYGICFLQQTFGFVMLDEELQEIFPVYFELTDLILILSITCVLGALVSYLPSKFLIRQVVE
- the rbfA gene encoding 30S ribosome-binding factor RbfA; protein product: MGSIRQQKFEALIQQEFSTYFREESRTVCKGAMVTATAVRVAPDLSFAKVFLSIFGVPDRKVVFDNINHHKPQIRYEMGKRLGKTLRKIPEFAFEIDDSLDYSEKIDKLLKGK
- a CDS encoding ABC transporter ATP-binding protein — encoded protein: MKGFSQIFKLAFAYRSHALMVIMFNFLFAIFNLLSLVLFVPFLELIFKEDSADKLETIVKPNWETREGFIEYFKDYFEYLQADFIEVHGKGGALAFICMAVLMAFFLKNLTRYGAIWYQSYLRMAVVRDLRKQLFGKAIHLPLSYYSEEKKGNLLARMTSDLNEIEVAVVYVLEMIFREPISIAIALTILFYWSAELTLFSLILMPVSAFFISRIGKSLKRTSAKGQAQMGQVLSVIEESLGGVRIIKAFNAEKTSEKRLEKENNHHQNLITRTFRKRDLASPLNEFLGASVLIAIVYYGGKIILEQHGGSTGMTGDEFIAFIIVFSQLLRPVSGIASGMAALSKGSASIDRINQVLDVTDTIKDPEKPISKNSFEHEISFQEVNFAYADEPVLKNISFTLPKGKTLALVGESGSGKSTISDLIPRFYDVQSGAVKIDGTDVRQMLKKDVRSLMSMVTQESILFNDSIRNNIAFGRPDASDEDIIAAAKVANAHEFITAFENGYNTQVGDRGNKLSGGQKQRICIARAVLTNAPIMILDEATSALDTESEKLVQAALDQLMKNRTSLVIAHRLSTIKNADHIIVLRKGEIVEQGTHAQLIAAGGYYKSLCEIQQVIDHQ